CAATCTTCTCTAAAATGGTAACTTACTTTTAAACTTGGGTAGAAATCCAACTCTggtatatcaataataataattaatctgTACATACAATGCATTCtttcataaataaatgtttgaaaTTTTGTGCAATCTTTTCTAGTTATTATTTACTACTGTTGTATATCATTGTGaactttatgttaactagtaTACATTTAGCAATTCTAGTTATTATTTACTATATCAATACTACATTAAACTAATGTACAATTGGCAATTTTCCTATTTGGTTCAGTCCTGCAGGGTCTGACTTGATGTATGGATTGGAAATGTCATTAATGTTATTAGTACTGTACTGAAATCATATGTTATTAGCTGTGTGACTTATACATAATTCACCATGTAATGTAACATGCATATAAGTGTAGGTTTCTGAAAAAATATTGGCAAATCCTTAAAGAAATAACTTCAATCAAAGAATAACAtaacaagtttaaaaaaaagtggaacATTAACAAGAACTCTATTATAGAACCACCTGCTCTACATCCACACCGGAGGTTAAGCATCTTGCAAGCTCTTCTCATTGTTACCAAGGTGTTCTACATTCCAAAATCTATGACATCATCACTGGAGAATGGAGGAACAGCGCAGTACCAGGTGCATCACATTAAGCTAAGAATTCAAGTGGGGTGTACACATTGTCTCCAACATACTCGGCAATGTCTTGGCTTCCTGTAAACGCAAGCAAAATTATACTATAATTCACCAAATTTACGTGTCTGTCTGGCTTTATTCAGGCTTAAAAAATCGGCCCTCATGAGTGACACTCACGCATTATGCGTGAGAGTTGGCAGGTATACAGATGTAAACTTACGGATTTTTCGTTCCTCTAGAGTTTCTTCAGTTTGTTTGGGCTTTTCTCCTAATTCTTTAAAGCGATCAGTAATACTGACTTCTCTTGtcttataatacaaaaaaagaagTCCTAAAGTTGTCCACACACCAGTAGCATATGCAATTGACAGTCTTTTTTTTAAGAGCCTCGGCTCTTGCTTTAGGACCATGTCTTTTAATCGTCTGATTACCATCCTGTTTTACAATATCTGAAATATAGAATATTTATTACTATtgtattatttgaataaacatttgtttatttatactgggtaacctcttcagttaaagaagagggcccagttatgatcagtggctgtgatttactagtacaccagggcaacctcctactcatctcgaaaggtactaggcctaggttctttaaagtgcacatgagctagatagTGTACACTGGACTTACAGTTTATAGTCcgtatccgagaagactcgttctaccaccagaaccatggagcgagtgagccttgaacccttgccgatgtaaTAATGGATACCTACGTAATTACATTTGTACTGTCTTAAATTAACCGCTCAACCACTCACTCAAAAAGAACATCGTTTGGAATAAACCCCTGCATACATGCCAACTTGACTAACCCGTACGCAAATATATGAATAGCCTACTCCCTCTACTTACTACCTAGAGAAGGCCTAGAGGGGCCCATCATCTAGCCTACCCTAGCTAGTCCTACTGACACTCACTGACTAGGCCCTCCAGCTAGCAAGCTAGGCTAGTCTTACCAATCAAGCTTTTAGGCTAGTGTAGCCTAgcttaggcctactagctagttagtagtagtagtagtacacagtagtatagtattagtagtatgcctagctagtagtacagtataactgttatgcgcgatttgaacgatttgcgcaatttgaaattgcgcaaaaaaatccttgcgcaatttgaaattgcgcaaagaattcttgcgcaattttaaattgtgcaaggatttttttgcgcaatttcaaattgcgcaatcaacttgcgcaatttcaaattgcgcaagaaaatctttgcgcaattttaaattgcgctgcacaatttgtaaattgcgcaagatagttcttgcgcaatatgacacctttgcgcaatttgaaaacgaactgtaaattttcccatacatggctaggctaggcctaggcagaggagtttaaaatttagtattttattatataaataagaccatttcaatgaagataatgtttaatactcactttttaagtttttaatattagtttaagctaggccatgtaacctagtcagtatcagtagtccagaccctagctaggctagagtagtatagccggccgcccgcgccgcgcccgcctggtggaacaccaccgcttcgttttccttcgtcggttcttcgacggtatgctaacttataacaatatttgcactactaaaataaggaaatgcgatatttatctttaattttgaatcattcttagaaattactataaaaatatgggtgtgcatgatttcacaatctgtcgaaaaaccttgcgcaatttgcagattacttgcgcaatttaatacgttgcttgcgcaatttgaaacacatgtttcaattcaaattgcgcaaggattttttttgcgcaatttcaaattgcgcaaatcgttcaaatcgcgcataacataacaataatcatctttatttgtctagcctagcctaggctactagcctaggccaatatgtaagatttatttatttagcttacttgtttcattttttaaaaatggaatCGAAAATTAggaagcagcagcagcagcaggaACCTCCTTCACACTTGGCctaagcctagcctagcacagccAGCCGGGGAGAGAGAGAGGAGGGGGATGAGTTCATATTGAAATACAGATTTATTGCATTGATGGCGCACATGCATGCAGCATGCATGCTCGTGACGTATGTACCACCGCCTCTCTCGCCCTCCTTCACAACATTAAACAATGTTATCTCCgtgattatttataaataaagccTTTGTGATGTTGGAAGGTTCccattaacaaaacaaaatgaagaCCCGACATGAAGGCTATAAGAAGGTACAAATCTACACCGTCTACAGTAATCATTTCGTTCAATTGGTTCAAAAAGGGGTTAGCTAgggcatagagatattatagtgaatatctctatggctagggctaggcctaggactATCTACTGCAAGAGACCTGGCGGCCATGCCAAGTGCTTcactgtttgtttgtttgtttgtttttttatcttcTTTATCTCACTAGGCCTACGTTAACTATCacggatgctagtcaagtcgccccatcgcaaagtcgccccatacaaagtcgccccatacaaagtcgccccttacacagtcgccccatcgcaaagtcgccccaaaacaaagtcgccccatcgcaaagtcgccccatcgcaaagtcgccccaacgtaaagtcgccccatcgcaaagtcgccccaaaacgttaaaacagtttacaagtgcgtaaaatgtcgcaatgatacacaaaataacacggaacgtgtaggcataaaatgGGAAGCCAgcccgccatgtagtctcaggttACACGATCGGCACGCTACCCCATCATCAGcagagaggaagcccccgactaatcactccgcggtcgcactgAGCTCACCAGAaggaaacccccgtaattactcaGCCGTTGTCGCACTATACAACGCACCctctgaagatggggaaaccccaccggagttttacgatgacATCAGTCgcgtcgcgtttgaaatcggtcgtgtttaattttggtcgcgataaaatgatgttacgatctagattatttttactttggtcgatgaatatttattattattattagggctatattattattaataattgattttttttttatttttacaggtTTACAGTATGATgagaaagatgtgtgccttaaaaaatgacaatttgtaaacctagtttaagattatagtattattcggcataaatgtcatttaacagtacataattatttaaatgtgaaatatttgatagggaacgtaggctacgtctgtgtcttttattttatatgcaacaaattacataaaacaatttatttctaaacattcagtttactattagtattaaaattaacataattgattataagcctggaaaggcaatcccatcattatatccattataaaattgcaacAAATAACCACTTATGTCGTAAATTATGACGGCGTGcgtgtgtgtattcgtcgtacgtccgtgtacgtattattccgtgcctcttcactgtcttgtttaatttaaaattaaataaacacccgatatgaggatatttaggcatgataattactgtagaatgttctataaccacaagggttgaaaagaatttcttcagtaaaatgatcactGTCTGTCTCGCAATCggaaaccaatcggagctgcgccttctggtatctgttttctcacagctgctacgtctttctgctgaccgtcggggattcccctttttaaaaaacacgcctacgatggtttttccatggtcaaaatgtagcgttttaattttgCTAAAATACCTGGATGTATAAAACGATcatatcggcgatgaaatccttttttttttgagtattttttatttcttcatttctaACAatagacacataacttgtcaataaatgcaaaatgatcaataagtagcctataacacttacaacgctgttattgttttaactaatCTATACGAAAgcctactacacatttatacatttattatattatcctaaaaaatgagctggtatccacgcgtaggttcaattgaagaaagattcgtaattgtggctctgctaactaattttaaaatcatattaaattaacattttcgaaactataaatcagggataatcttattagaactttcaaacaaggaactatttttttaatgatttttaaaaagcacatcactccattaaaacctgtaaaataaaaattaaaccacaaattatgtatataataggataaacattataatgtatacgacatttagtgcgaccaaagtaacaacacgATCAATGTCAAACGCAAccgatatgattaaaacagcgtACTAACTACCAaaataaaaccgtgggcgactttgcgatgggacGACTTTGCGTTTTGGCGACTTTGCgattgggcgactttgcgatggggcgactttgcgatggggcgactttgtgatgggcgactttgcgatggggcaactgtgccggggcgactttgttatggggcgactttgtatggggcgactttgtatggggcgactttgggatggggcgacttgactggatcccacTATCACTACTACTACCCCTCTACATTTGTAGTAGCATTAACTACTAGGCTGTATGACTAGTATAATTAGAGAGCAATTAGTGGTGTTGGGAGTAAAGTTTTAGTTCATATCTGGTTTACGATATCGACCACGTTTGAAGTTTTATTTTGGTCCGGATAAAATCAAGTTCCCCAtcttttttacaaataaattgttCAATTTAACGATATGTCCAGTGGCTcccatttaaattatttttaatcagTTTATTgggtaaatatatttataattatttttaaaattatgaatagCATTATACTgttaattattatgtgacattaaaatagcctatttatttaaatttaaaaaaaaatgtttcagaattattttttcagatgtacaatatctttatattaattattatttaggcataataataataagaattaaaataaaaagaagtcTTTTGTATAGCTCCTAACGAAAATAATTTTTCTCTTTTGTTGCAAtgcaattaattttaataaatccaATAATATCCAGCCACCAATGGTTATGGTaataattttatacaaaaatcaatataaattttctattaaaatgcaatttgtaaatcatttcattttttatctGCCTTTTTCATATTAATTGCTTAACAGATTTGAAGTTTATTgaaattataattcaattatttaattaattatttgattgcTGCATATTCATatgaatttttttatatgtgcaTAACAATTTCTGACACAAAGATATCAGTATTGGAAAATGACTTATAGTTTGTAAGCTATTGGAAGCAGATTTATATGTGCATCTACTGCAGTCCTATAGACatatttattacataaaaaaaaaaaaacattttgagtaagtactagattttaaattataatcatctaattcaatcaatttaatattatgattttatattttattatatttataggtTAATCTTTGATTGATATAATTTTGAGATCTGTTCAAAGTTGGTGAAGATGTTTAAAGACAAGGATAGCATTGTGGTGTTTGTTCTCTACATTGTATTGTCTGTTAGCCAAggtattgtgtttttttaaatttatttaaaacccATTTCacactaattattaatttaattatctcACACAATTCATTATAACTTACTAGGTTTAAGCAATGTGAAAGGCCAATTTATGAACTAAAcggaaaataatatataatatcttGCTTAAGgttctgtctacattatcaaactttatgtgacaaaaaaatgtgcccatttgatgtcatatcactaccatatttgggaatatcactaccatatttaagcaaatcactaccattatttaggcacatcacactttttttgtcaaacctgATAAATAGTTTTAGGATACAAGCATTGTGACTAGCGTTGGATTTAAACCCACGATCTGTTAAATGGAGTGTAATCAAATAATTTTATCGACTGTTATTTCACAGGTTTACTTGTTACTGCTACAAAGAATGCAAATGGCGGATATTCATTTAACTTTACTACTGTCGTCTTGATAATGGAGATCTGTAAGCTTCTTGTATCTATAATAGCGTTCTTAATGCagtaagtttttttaaaaatatgaatattattttgtttattgccATACTTATGCATCCGTCAGCACAATAATAAGTACAAcaaacataattctttttttgtttctaGTAATTCCATTTTGTCATTGCAAAGAGAAGTTTTCAAGAACATTAAATGtaagtttatattatattttgtaaatactAAATTCTAGGTTAAGTCCCACTGTACTCATCCCCTAATCACCACATATGTAATATACATATTTGTAATATGATATTATGGTTATACTATGATACAGCTGTCACATATGACACTGTATTCCataatttgcctatgatactgtaaTATTCTGAATAAAGTTACCGATAAACGGCTTCCTTTAAGCTGCCTGGATTCGGTGAATATGTACCGAGGATTTAAATGATACAATTTTGGTGCGAACGATCCTATGCTGTACCATTGAACCAATTTTCCACGATATTTTACTCGGACACAGCCAATATCCGCCAGAGCCTCCTGTCTAGCCAACATGGATTTTGGTagataatttgaataaaattttaCTATAgaacagtagtagtagtagttgtacaatatgtttttaaatgtatttattgctatttgttaattgttaatgttattacgATAATTGTTCAGTATcggtatttttttgtttgttttgtttagttGCGCTGCTCTATGTATTCCCAGCTGCCCTCTACTGTTTGTACAACAACTTGCAGTTTGTAAACCTTGCGAACTTTGACCCCACCACGTATCACATTCTTCTACAGTCTCGTATTGTTGTTACTGGATTTATCTATCAGGTCAGTATCATTatgttttgacatttttttttttaacctttgacgTGACGTTTCGTTGACATGTTGTCAACTTCCTACTGATTGTTCAGTACAATCTTGAAAATCTAGAATGACGCAGGAGGGGGAAAGCGGAAACACACCAtcgtttttaattatatttatccACCTTTTTTCTAGATTTTTTTTGCTGTTAACCTCAACATTAAACAATGGATATCTCTAATAATCCTAACTCTTGGTTGCATAATCAAACAAATCGACCTTCTCAACATCCAACAACTCTCCACATCTACGTCCAACATAAGCTACGCCATCCTTCTCGTCCTTGCGCAAGTAACATGCTCCTCGATAGCAAGTGTTTACATTGAACTACTAATCAAAAGCAAAGACAAACAGGTTAATATATGGCTGCAGAACATCTTCATGTACACGGTCTCAATCTTCTGCAACTTGATTGTTCTCTGCTTCAGTGGTTCTCTTTCCGATATTATCTCCTTAGATAGCATCACCTCAATTTTTCAAATACCGGTGCTGTTAATTATCGCTAATTGGGTTGGGTTAGGCTTGATTACAAGTTTTTTTCTAAAGAACCTTAATTCAATTCTTAAAACATTTGCTAGTGGTCTTGATTTAGTATTTATAGCAATTCTGTCGAGTTTCTTTTTTTCCATTCCAATTACTGGTTTTACTGTTCTTTCGATTTTGGTGATAAGCTTGGCGTTCTGGATGTATTCAAAGAATCCAATTACGCGAAAGGAGACTGCTGTTGTCGCGGAGAAACTAAATTCAGTTAAAAATGGTGTAATCGATAGTTAATCggttaaatattgttgaaagaCGCCCAAATGAAAACAGTTTGGTTATTTTGTAAACACTGTATTGTGCACCATACAATCATTCTATCACTTTTTTGGggtttttgatgtttttaaattttaattcaaGTTATAATTCACAAAAGAAACATTtcgtattttgtaataaaattctGAAGTCTTAGCTGAAACTATTGTGTACGATATGATACATTTTAATTGCAATTTTAAGAGTATTTCAAAtgtatagttattttttttaaattttcagtgCAATTATCTGTATTAAGTAAAGAGAAGATTTTAATGACCTTTTGCCattgaattatattatttaagtttttttttttttcattacggTATATACACTATTTGGATAGTGAGATTTTACTCGTAAATAtctaaacaaaaatttaatcaattaacaaaaatgttaataaaaaccCACCTTAAAAGTTTACATTTATCACAAAACATTAAATTCTTTCATTCCAGTATTAAAAGTGATCATATCAAAATTATTctgctgcagttactgcagtaactactacaggggcgcagccagtgggggggtcacgggggtcctgaccccccttttttttaagaaaaaataaataaaaacatgagacaacaatacagatcaaatcatcctggagatactgtggaagattactaccgagcagtattaccaaatcaacttcttgattacaaaccgagttaaaaacccgtttttctgctgataacaggccatgctttaaaatatttggcgtagcacccgagtctatcgtgaagtgtaatgttgaagaagtcttcaaggaacttggatttggtacgatgatctgttaagacacgaacatcttcattccgagcttcagtgatggaagcgactgtgtaaaattagcggatccagatgtgttcccgaatgtgcgtgcacttcttctaatcgcgtaggcctatgcccgtaacgtctgcttaagctgagcggagtttttcgacttaatggagaacgaaaacctgtttgggaaatcacatgtcttatgagcagctttcgggattgtacctcatgaacatacactttaacatgaacattaaagtggagctacactcagactttctcagcttatattatgtttaagtatgtttaattgaaagtgattacataaaaaaaaacaggaaaaatacggaaatattttccaaaaactcatttctaaaaaatcgggcccctggcggccccctggcccccagcccatggttgctcgcttcgctcgcaaaatactcacatattggttgaccccccctttaattctttgctggctgcgcccctgtactacttttactttttactgcagtaaagtaTGATCTTAGTTCTTAGTTAAACTTCCACATTAGCAAGTAAGTTTATGAGCACTGCAATAAACTAGTTTGTGCGATTACCCAAAAATGGCttgttaaaataattgcattacttcagtagaataattttggcATGGTCCGTAACTAGTTGATAGTGCCATGACGACATGTAATTGTATTAATGAAAGAAagtgtatttatattttaatattttatgcaattttataTATTGAAGTGGAATAGTAAATATGGTATTGGTTATAAAACCTGATATTGTATTtatcaaaacaaataaaagaaaaataatacgagaaacaaatttatttatttctttttcagtaatttttaaTTCACAATACATTTAAGGGTCTTTCATATCTTCTCTGGAACAGCTCTGTGTTAGATTGCAAGTACAGCATTACTGTAGCGACTTTTGTTTTCATGACGCGTCACAGAGCTACGTACAGTACATATTGAGTAAAAAGATAATTCTGTGCACGCTCCGAGAACATGGCTATGCATAGAATGATCTTTTTACTCGATTGGCACATGTACCACGATATAGATTGTATTTACCATATCGGAGCCAGAGCATGTGTAAATGGCCTTTCGAAGAACAACATATTTACAGGAATTAGATGTTCATTTAGTATTAAGAAATCCTTAAGTTTTGATAAAAATAGGTGTAGTGTTTTCTCCGGTCAACAGACCAAATATGGGCTCAGTGTGACCATAGCTTTAAAGGCCAAAAGAGATAAATAATATGGTTCTCATTAGCACCTCTCAAAATCAAGGACGACATTAGGTTTTTTTTAAGGATTATTAGGATTATTTCTTTTAAGATAAATTTTTTTGACACAATTTCACACACAAGAGTCTGGCTAGAACCATTTCATGTATTTCCTATGGCCTAAAACATACAATTTGATTAGTGATGTGTACATGACAAAAGCTACTAATGTCTTCAgactaaataatttattaagaaCGAAGTTTAAATTTGGTTATTTAGTTCCTGAAATTCGTTGACTTGGTTTAATCAATCTGGGGATTGTTCCGGAAGAGATATTCggcctgaaaaaaaaaaggattttgtTTAGTTCTCATATCTTTCCATTACAATAAATGCATGCCTGTTAGTGTTAGATAAAAAGTTACAAATAAAGTTTTTATCCTAAGCCTCTTACCAGATAGTCTATAGCATCATCAGGCCTGACTTTACAGCAATCAATGAGGCCTTGGGTGAGGGTTGGCATTACATGTTTCATCAGGTAGTTCCTTAACGGTATCGATTGATTTTCAAGTACCTCTTGTTCCTGTCGCTTCACCTCCTCTAGTCGGTTGGTCTGCAAGATAAAGCAAAACTCAGGCTAGATTTTATAGATATTTGGTATTGCTCAACATTTGTTGATAACATTGTTGTTTATTAACACCAAGATCGGGGATTCTGATGTTAGAACTTAAACCTGGCAATAACTGCTGTTGTTGCTTGTGAGAAATATTTTATACCAGTGTGTTCGGAAAATTATGATCTTTTTATGTGTTGTGTTGGGATATCACCCCTGTTGCATTAGTGAAATTTGCTATAACATGTTGTAGTTGTTCAGGGATATTCATACAATACTGTAGTACATGTATCACTGACCCATTCAGTTTGTCGTTTAATTGTTTCAGCCTTTTCTTCTGCCTCTTTCCTTtcaatttcttctttttcttcctGTTCTTTCTTTAACCTTTTTTCTGCCTTTATTCTGTCCATTTCCTCCACCTCATCTGCTGTTGGCCCATAGTTTCTTGGTTCCCCCATGATCTTTACGATTTGTTCAACAATATTTTGGTTCTTGGGGTCAGTCTCCTTTGACACATCTGGAAAAATAGTTGAGATGTTTATATCCATTTCATCATTTACTTAATTAATCTGTATAATTCACTTTTACCAAGTGTGGAGGAGGACTATTTCCAAACAGTCTCCATTACTACAACTATCTTCAGCAGCTTAAGTACTCTACTGAAGTTTCTGTAGAGAGTATGTTTTACTTTAGCAATTTGCTTTGTTTCAATTGCTGCAGTAATTGCATGATATCTGTTGCAGAAATATTAAGTTACTGCAGGAGATTGACTGACCTATATTCTCTGGATGAAACTCCAGCTCATCAAAGTAGTTGAGAACTGTTGTGTCTTCTTCGTTGAGCACTCGGAACTCCTGGAGGCGTCTCTGCAGACCATCTTCTGTGTTGTGCGTGCCAGCAACTACACTTTCAGGCAGGTTCATTACCCGATCCTTGAGAAACTCGTCGGTACAGTTCAACGATATGATGACCTCTGGCATAAtgtttttatcaaagacaggcATTTTGGAATTCTCTTCCTGctcatcttcatcatcaactgaaattgaaatacatttttttttgtagtttttaaagatacattgtccccctgaaaaaataatttttgttgaatatgccattttaatgtcacacaatagttatttatttttacgaaaaattggatcgagaaaaaaaatgtctacCTGGAAAAACGCAAAAAATAGTTagattgactggaagtcaatgggttaaccatttattttgtctttttataagtaaaaacattttttttaatatcttttttctacagaagattaactttattaaaactgcaaaatggcaaTACTaagctaaaaaaaaattaccttaTCAGTCCCTCCTGCCTAAAAAAGGCAAATTAATTTTGTAGaggtcattttttttcttaatctgAGTATACAGTATACTATGGTAAAAGAAGAAGTCAGGaataaaattatcaattatGATTTAGTGAAAATACCTGCAAACAGCTCTTTAGCCTGCTCCATTGTCTTTGGATAACCATCCAAAATGAAGCCTTGGTTCTGGCACGGCATAGAATGAAGCTTGTCACGAAAGAAGGGAATAATATACTGGTCATCAATACGTCCTACAAATggaaaaaaattactttttataaaTGAACAGTTCATCCTACTATCTGCTGTCATGAACCTTAAaaaatgtgcctatatatggacatgatgatgtgatatcactaccatccatatttgagcacatcacacttttttttaaactagtttgatagtgtagacagagctttaattcaTATGAACAAGCTTAAACCCTGTTCACAC
The window above is part of the Antedon mediterranea chromosome 10, ecAntMedi1.1, whole genome shotgun sequence genome. Proteins encoded here:
- the LOC140060253 gene encoding UDP-galactose transporter senju-like, with amino-acid sequence MFKDKDSIVVFVLYIVLSVSQGLLVTATKNANGGYSFNFTTVVLIMEICKLLVSIIAFLMHNSILSLQREVFKNIKFALLYVFPAALYCLYNNLQFVNLANFDPTTYHILLQSRIVVTGFIYQIFFAVNLNIKQWISLIILTLGCIIKQIDLLNIQQLSTSTSNISYAILLVLAQVTCSSIASVYIELLIKSKDKQVNIWLQNIFMYTVSIFCNLIVLCFSGSLSDIISLDSITSIFQIPVLLIIANWVGLGLITSFFLKNLNSILKTFASGLDLVFIAILSSFFFSIPITGFTVLSILVISLAFWMYSKNPITRKETAVVAEKLNSVKNGVIDS